The Drosophila sulfurigaster albostrigata strain 15112-1811.04 chromosome 3, ASM2355843v2, whole genome shotgun sequence genomic sequence gtttttgttgattgaaTGTTTGGCTTTATTTAGAAAGCTGCGCTTAAAACTAATTAACAGTGTAGAAAACTTAAAACTAATATAATGCACACGGTAATCACAACAAAGTTAAAagacgcaacaacaaaaaatgttcattaatAAGCTAAAATCGCTGAAATGCTGAAGCTGTTGCGTTTCTTAGAAGTTGTGGTGCGTGGCGAGCTAGTTGCTGACGAACTCGGAgtggagctggagttggagctgaTGGTCTCTTGGGGTGTAGACGCTGGCACATAGGTTGGCGTGGGTGGCGGCAGTGCGGACAGCGGGGGAACTGCAGCAAAGTAGGCGGCCTGCAACATGGCTGCGCTCGGCGCGTAGCCAAGTGCATGGGAATACGATGGAAGAGGAGCTGCCAGTGTGGAAGGAGATGCCATCGCTGCTGGAGCTGTGGGAGCAGCGTAGTAAGCCGGCGAAAGACTGCGCTGTGAATCCAGCTCAAAGTCGGAGCGTTGACGCTTCGCTTGTGGCGAGTCACAGCTGCTGACGCTAGATCCATCGTCCTCGGAATCAGCACTGGAGTTGGAGCTGCTGTTCAACTTGCGTTTGCAACGGGACTGGCCTGTCTCGCGGAAACCCTTGGCAAATGGATTGTTGTCAATCTTCAGTTTGGTAATGCGATCGTTCTGCAACACAAAATAAGAATTTACATTAGTTAGCTGACTGACTGGCAACTGTAATCCGAGCTAGCTGGCGACAGCAAGTAGAGCAGCTAGCAGGCACTTGAGTGTCTACTGCTCAAGTGGATGGACGAGTTACCCACCTGATAGGCTGTCACAGCCACAAACTCCGTCTCCGGAAACACAAATGCCTGCTGTGGTGCCCAGGGCAGCTGAGTCAGCTCGCTACTGCGAATGATGTGCAGACGCGGTTGATACTTGTGCATGCTAGCCAAGACAATCTGAAGAGAAAGGAAACATCTCGTTAGTAACTGCATTGCAGTCTGACAGATCAGTTGTCACTTACGTGTCCATTGCTGTCCAGTGTGTTGTTCGTCAGCTTGACCTTGTTGAAGAGCAGCGCCTGTGATTGCCAATGCGCGCCCGTTGCCGGACTATCCGGATGCAGATACATGCGTTGAGGACTCTGTGGCTCGGCACCGCCAGCTGGCACCCATTGGGAGCCGGAGAACTTGTAACGACAGTCGCCAATGGGCACCATCTCGAGCAGCACACAATAGTTGGTCTCATCCTCGAGGCCGGAGAGGGAAACGCGCATCGAGGGGAACATGCGTCTGCAAAAGGTAAGCGAAAGAATAGAAGTTGATTAAGTGAGCAGCACAAAGATGGCATAAAACTATACATAAATCAAGGTCAAAGGCGAAGACGAAGGCGTTGCCAGGTACTTTGATTTGTGGCCACGGCTAACAAGTGTGTAATTATGAACAGCAGGAGGGCGAGGGTGATGGCGTTGTTGCATCGATTTAAAaggtaacaaaaacaaatgccatCGAACGTGAGAagcgtgctcgactgtgatatacgCGTTAGCAATTCTAGTTTCTAACTTCTAAAGTTTCGAATTTCTTCGACTGGCAACTGCAATTACCACTAAGCCATCACGCCCTTCTACCTTCTTGAGTAACAGGTATAACGAGCCTCGCACTCACAACAATGCACGCTTGAGCCGTAGATGATTAATTGCCCTCGCAACTGGGCGCAACACCAGAGAAGCTGGCGCCAAGCAATTAGACAAGATCCGaagctgtcgctgtcgctgtcgcggCTTAACGGCTTCCAAATGTGGCGCTACGAGCAGTCAATGCATGGCTAATGAGCCGAGAAAGTGGACACCACatcgctgcagcagcagccacagcagcagcagctcccagactcataattatgttaatttcaaTAGTCGGTAGTCGATGGTCGCTAGATTctcaacaaaatatgcataagATATGGAACGAGAGACAGTCTCAACTTCGACATCAACAGCAAGAGCGACAAAGCGTTTCATTGTAGGCAAAAGTGTGAAAATGCAGGTAGACAGTgtcagagaaagagagagggactTCACTTGAGTTCGTTTCCCAGATCTGGGTCTGATGCGGCATTGTGTCAACGCGCACAGAGAGAAGAAGGTTTTTATGAGGGCAGCGGCGCCAGGACGGCGGCATCGATACCAAACTGCGActacgactgcgactgcgctacgttgttgcacttgttgttgtcactgctCGGTTTTTGTGCTCCTGCTGCGTTTTGAATTATCGCTAGGCGCCACATTAGTGAGTGAGCCGACGGGTcatggcaaatatttgtataggCCCCGAGTTTGAGTGCGAGTGCACTTGACTTCTCAAGCTGATCGAAGGGGCGAGAGCGACGGCGATATTTGCATAGGATGCTGCGTGGCACAATTCTGTTGAATTCTTGGGAGAAGAAGCAGACACCACCTACCTGCCACTCTTGGTGATGATCATCTCGGTTCCAATCTGATGGAATTGCTGCCACAAATCGTTATTCTCCAACTTGGCCTCCACGCCCGGCAAAGTTGGTCGCGGACTTGGCATCATCATCGTCTGTGGCTGATGCTGTGCCATGTGCAACGGCAGCATACTCGGGAACGGATctgaagcagaagaagaaagagaagagaTGTAATTTTAGTTTGAGTTGCTCAGAAGTTGTTTGGTTAGTTCGTTAGTTTTTTCCGTGCTATAACAATTTGTTAGAATCCTCAATTATGAATGcattgctattgctgtctTGTTTGCTATCTTTGCCTGTTATTATGCAATATATAACACTTATATTATATCAAATCGTTGCTGCCGAGAAGGCCCcttatttaatttagaaaattataAGCCATTTCTAATTATACGGGAAACTAAACTTTTGCAACCACAAATGAATTATGAAAAAACTTGCAAGCAATAACTGTAGCTGCTTCGATTTGACATTTAATATgatataattacataattaaaCTTTGACAGAAATGTAAGgaattattgtaaattatcTCAAATTGATTGATGTTGTGAATAGCAAAAGCTTTGAACAAGGTTATTTATGAATAGCtctgatttttaattgataataaatcGAAGTTGGAATTAGTTCTAACTCTCTTCTAATTCCCgtctaaaattaaatactccACACTAGCTCCAATTTTGCCGTCGGCACTTTGACGACAACTTACCCGGTATACGTTGCATGATCTGTTGACGGTACAGCTCATgggccagctgctgctgaattCTCATATCCATTAATTCGTGCATGgacaacattttcaaaatcaatttcacTTAAAACTGCACTGCACTTTGGTTAGTTCTTTTatagttgtttattttctttctctaGATATTTTTGCTCTTgtgtttgtattgtattttttatatattgcgCTGCGCTCTCGAGGTTCTGTCACGCACGACGTTTCGCAACGAACTGATCTTGAGTTGAGCGAGTGAGCCGCTTAGCTGCGTGCCCGTCGTAGCCGGTTTCAGTTCCACTTCCAATTTCAGATTCAGTAgcaagcaacacaaaaactaCCTGCCAAACCAGTTCGGGTAAACGACGCAATCTGATTGGCTGACAGCAACGACGCCGACGCCGGCGACGACGCCTACGCCGACAGTAACAAGAATAGCAAAgggcgacagcaacaacaacacttcgGCGACTTCGACTATGGCGTACTCACTCTGGCGACGATCACAGcgccattttgtgtgtgtcgtgagagtcgagagtcgagagcAGCAAGAAGTAACATTAGAGTAAGTATTTGGGCTGTGCTGGGTCTGCGTCGCTGCGAGTGGCGAAGTTAACGCTTAGCGCTGTTGATTTTCATCAGCCGCAGTGTTTTCTGCGCCACTGACTCTGCTCCCGCTCCGTCGCCGCTTGTTGTCCCGCTCTAGCGCACTCTGCTCGCATGTGCCATGCTTTGTAATTCAGAAGTGAGATTTTCCACAGCGCGCCtgtctgcagcagcagcagcagcaatacaGCAGTCTTATGGGTAGACGGCTGAAAAAATGCTCGTTTGCTATTTTGCCTTCTGTCGAGTGTCTTTGGCTACATGTGTTTGCCTCTGCCTTTGCCGCTTTTACCGAGTATCTTTTGGGCATTTCGCTGCATTTCGTGGCGTGTAATTAGCCACCATTTTGGGCCTCTTGTTGGCATTGTCtggcattttgtatttatgtattttatgcaGACAGGtgaaacataaattttgttggttttcttAATTGTCCGTTTCGATCTTTCGACATACTGCGAGTCAGTCCGTCCGTTTGTCCCTTCCCTATCCCATCTCTCTTCCTCACTTTACTTTCAGTTggtgtttcattttttttgccagATTGCTGCCTGAAAATTGATACATTTTTTGGGCTCTCAACTATTGATTAGTGCTTGTCAGCACGGAAAATTGCTGCTAATCGCAGCAAGAAGTGCTCCAAGAATGCTGATATACATTTTCCCGAAACCTAATCGCTGTACACGGCTGCCACAGGAAGTCAGCGTGAATGTGAAATGGATAAGCTGTTTATGATTCATAGCCAAGAGAATTTTGTATGCATAGATCACTTTAATTTCTAGCAGATGCAATCCATTCTAGAAAGATCATCATTAAGTATCCTTATTTTGAAGAGCTTgaacattattaaaaaattttactatttttaaaatctttatataattttatattgtgGATATTAGTTAAGTACAGTAAAAATTATAACGTTTTAATGTATATAATgcttaaaaatcatttttatatagaATCTTTATGAGTAGTTTACAATCTCTTAAGAGAGTTTCTGTATTTATATGTAATCTAAATACAGATTGGCTTACACGTTTTTCTTTgtatcttaaatttattattttgtaacaGTTGGATGCTTAAATTCATCACagctaaaatacaatttgtgtaACAGACTTATGAAGAATGGAAATTCTTAAATAAGGTACTTTATTGAACTGAAAAAgtgtatttaacaaaattgcaaaaataaatttaagtagaAGCCAAGTCAGAAGCCCATTTCATTTTAGATCGTAAGCAGctgct encodes the following:
- the LOC133844189 gene encoding T-box transcription factor TBX6 isoform X1 produces the protein MLSMHELMDMRIQQQLAHELYRQQIMQRIPDPFPSMLPLHMAQHQPQTMMMPSPRPTLPGVEAKLENNDLWQQFHQIGTEMIITKSGRRMFPSMRVSLSGLEDETNYCVLLEMVPIGDCRYKFSGSQWVPAGGAEPQSPQRMYLHPDSPATGAHWQSQALLFNKVKLTNNTLDSNGHIVLASMHKYQPRLHIIRSSELTQLPWAPQQAFVFPETEFVAVTAYQNDRITKLKIDNNPFAKGFRETGQSRCKRKLNSSSNSSADSEDDGSSVSSCDSPQAKRQRSDFELDSQRSLSPAYYAAPTAPAAMASPSTLAAPLPSYSHALGYAPSAAMLQAAYFAAVPPLSALPPPTPTYVPASTPQETISSNSSSTPSSSATSSPRTTTSKKRNSFSISAILAY
- the LOC133844189 gene encoding T-box transcription factor TBX6 isoform X2, which translates into the protein MFPSMRVSLSGLEDETNYCVLLEMVPIGDCRYKFSGSQWVPAGGAEPQSPQRMYLHPDSPATGAHWQSQALLFNKVKLTNNTLDSNGHIVLASMHKYQPRLHIIRSSELTQLPWAPQQAFVFPETEFVAVTAYQNDRITKLKIDNNPFAKGFRETGQSRCKRKLNSSSNSSADSEDDGSSVSSCDSPQAKRQRSDFELDSQRSLSPAYYAAPTAPAAMASPSTLAAPLPSYSHALGYAPSAAMLQAAYFAAVPPLSALPPPTPTYVPASTPQETISSNSSSTPSSSATSSPRTTTSKKRNSFSISAILAY